gtagattgttatgtaaaatattgtacaggaaatgatatattatttagactctgtcagccaattttcgcaaagcgaaagccaaaattcgcactgctagaaaaagaaaattcgcatagcgcaccagtacctgtgcgctgagcgaataacatcagttaaaatacagcagttaagaaaattcgcatagcgcaccagtacatgtgcgctaagcgaattaatgaatttaagtgcctttaaaagacgtgacagagcGACAGAAACATTCCCTTCGAACAGAAGTTCcagacaaaagaaagaaacgaaaacatctcaggaacttcTGGAGACTACCTCgaggcatcaagacaccattgttgcaagggattgcttcaaatgtgtacgtttaGATGATTAGGAGTAGTTTTtctttcgttggaattggatgtaatgaacttactctgatgtaattttcctgttcaatatattgttgttcgttcatatgctctttcttgtATTTACTATAATTGtatggaaatataatgttatttgaatgtctcTGATTACTGAAAAGTAATTTTGAACATGAACATAGATAGAGcacctaagtgatttgggatctagggatagactcaataacttggtcaTTCTTAACATCGGCCATAATgcattgtatgttaaattgactaagggattagcattttaatatattaatttagaactagttgttaagggattaggactagtatgccttgatgtgaatgtttgaatgaagtaatgaaatattgaacagagttttatattcatatgattcatgaaacccaattccaacaaagtttcttttaaatataattccttgcacaccaactgtttgataaaaataccaaaaagtgtttcttgtgtttttttgtaaacactttgatgtctaattgagttataaaaggaagaattgtcatgtgttgcacaagtcccttgggagaacgatactttgaacttactctatattacttggaacgatttggtatacttgccaaaaagttatcacaTGCTCACCACAAAATATAACTCAACAGTACATAACAGTTTAAATCAACACACCAATTCAGGACTTAACATGCATATAtctcataaattaatttcaaacaaaataactagctccccttaccttgaagTTGAGCAGTATAGCCTACTGGAGTGCCCTAACCGTGCCTTCACAGGAAGAACTTAAACGGTGCCCGATCCGAACGAAAATACGATCAATTCAAAAGGAAGCCTTTGGCGTGGTGAACGTCTGAGCACCTTCCAACCCAAGATTGAACAGTTCAAAGAGCTGGAAATTTAGAGAGGAGAGAAGAGTTTAGGGCAAAGGTTTTaaagagagaaagggaaagcAGAAGTTGATTACTCTGGCTTTTGGGGAATGACCCTGGCTAAGGTAAGTTTCCCTTAGTCTGGGTCTGACTACCTCTAACTAGGACCCAATAACCTTATAGTTTTCCAGGCCCTCACACAATCAATTGTACAATTGATTGTTGAGTAAATTTTACTTGAAAAACTTACTTCTCCAAGGTAATTTTGGTATTGTCTGCATATGCCTTCAACTTGATTCTTCAAGTTATCTAAGATTCTATTTTGTCGTAACACATCTTCCTATTCTATTATAACAATTTTTGCACAAATACATGTCTTCAAGCTTATTGAACATCTTTAAGACTTACTTCTACTTGAACCTTTCATCAAAACTTCTTTATCCATTTGCAACCTTTTCATGTTGTTGTTTGTTCAAGAGTTTTTATATTCGTTCATAAAAAAGtgtaactaataaaaaatttcatacattaattaaatcactttttttttctaaattatgaACTCAAAATGTTCAACATAtcttacaattatatattttttattaagatatttataagtttatgaattttcattttccttctttacgtttcaaaatttataattttgttttctatagtAACCCTATGTAGTCATTTTGTTAAGAAcgtaattttataaattgattattcATGAAGAAAAACTAATCTTTGGTTTGAGACTTTAAGTTGTCTTTTATTGGGAGAAGTCAAGGAAAAACTTTCTAATGTTCATTGACTgaaacaaatgaagaaaaaaaaatgttaacctATTATTTATCAGTACAAGAACAAATACATAAACAAGTTACAAACAATATTAtcaaatcatttatattatcataataaatgAGTTGGGTTAACTATTAACCTACATACAGAACCAGCAtgaatgcaaaaaaaaaaaattatataatttatacatatacCAAGATTACATGGGTGAAAAATTCAACAGTTATAAAActacaaacaaaacaattaatgacaaaatatattttattctttgatGAATTTATTATTGACATTAAAAAAACATCTTTATGTAAGACTCGGAGTTCAAGCTAATATTTTTCTATGAATCTAGTCATTTGAGTTTGCAGTAAACGAGCTGCGGAAGATTGAGGATGATATACATGAAATACATGAGACTCTTCCTTTGCCTCCACAAGTGTCACTTTTTTCACTCCTTTGTTCTTCAGAAACTCCACATACATCACTCCTCTTTCATTCAGAAAATCTTCACCAGCAACATAAACCTCAGTTGGTGGAAATTTAAGCCAAACAGTGTTACCTAGGTCATGTTTTTCAAAGTTACAACCATAGTAGTCACGGTTTGAGCCTTCTGGTATACTCAGCCTCCAAAACATATCATTCATGGTTACATCCTCTTTGCTTTCATCAACCATCTCTTTCACGGTCCTTTTCTCACTTCCAAAATAGGGATGTATTGGCATCAACCCAGTGATTCTCAAAGGGCATGCAGGGGTTTGAATTGCCTTCACTGCAACATGATGTGCAATGTTACCTCCTGCACTATCTCCTGAGAGAAAAGCCCTAGTTGTGTCAGCTTGTTGAAGCAAAGATTCAGAACCAACTTGTTCACTCAGCCATTGAAGTGAGGCGTAGCAATCTTCATAGGCAATAGGGAGACGGTGTTCTGGAGCCAAACGATAGTCAACAGAAAGGATAATGGACTGAGATGTGACACAGAAGTCACCAAGAAAAGTGTGGTAGCCAAGCCATGTGGTGGATCCAATGCAGAAGCCACCACCATGGAAATAAACCAAGAGAGGAAGCTTCTTTGAGGAAGTTGGAAAGCTTGGAAGGAAGATTCTTCCTGTGATACCTTTTGATGAGTCTATGATCACATCCTTTGATTTGTACCCATTGGTTGATTCTAAGGAGGCTAAGGCAGTTTCAGGGTCGAAGCGTTTCACAGAACCATTTGAGTAAACTTGAAGAAATTTAGGTGCTTCTGCTATTATAGACATTTTATCTGAGATGAAACTTCTGTCTCTGAAGTGGGAGATTTTATACAAAGCCATGAGAATTCAAATAGTGTATGTATATTTGCTCCTTATTGCATGCATTTTTTGTGCTTGCATTGTAGGTAGCCAATGCATggtatattttgtttgtttggtcATTTACATCACATGGTTGTATTTTCTTTATGTTACAGATGTTACTCATGCATTCTTTGTTGATtccaatgaaaagaaaattgactTTTACTATGTTGACCAACGTATCATGTTTTATGGAAATTGTATCGtgtattaatttttcaaattagaTGGATTACTTTAAATATGACAAGTTAAAAGTATCTCCATACAAACTGTTAAATGTTTagtaacacatttttttttctgaggaAATATACCTAAAACTTATTTTACAGCTTTGTGACTTTGTTTAAAAAAAGAGTAAGTTTGCTAacttctcttatttttttattaggttagtttaaaaaataaattatttgaaatacaCGTGTTCTCAATACACGAGAGCTTGATCTCCCTAGTCTTTGATAAGAGAATATGCAAAACTACCTTGACAACAATAGGCCACAcataataaatgttataataattgaataagATGTTATACTTCACGAATAGTACTTGTATAGGTTTTTGTACTTTGTGGGCctaacactaaaaaaaattgttatttagtggctcttttttttttttaatattgagaaGATTTTTACTCTATGCAAATCAATTTGTGGAAATTTTTCAAACTTACACACTTAAAGTCACCGCAATTGATTTGTGGAAGTTTTCTCTggtattaaatttatattttggagATTTTTTCTGGAGGGTTTTAACATTTTCTATTAGTAACTTATTCTGTGAAGGATTGAAActtcctttatttataattatttatctacattcataattttttaatttaatggatttttttacaataagaaataaataaaattgtaaagtacacgaaaaataatcaaaattaattttattgatatacATTCATGGacaattacaatataaatataaaacaaatacataatATTTAAGGAACATGGTAAGATTAACTAAAACATCTAGCATGGTCGAAGATAACTAGACCAAAAACACATGGACTAATGTTGATGACCTCATATACTTGATTGGATAACACtctttattaatgttatttttaattgttgttgGAAAGTCTTGTTTTATAAGCCGTTTTTATAaggttgagttagatttaaaatttactttttaacataGTATGATAATCATGAGTTAGAATATACCTTAgtgatatttgttatttttgtaagGCATATCTTATCATCAGTTATATGATCTCTGTCTAATCACTCATTAATATTTAGTCTCACactcgatatatatatatatatatatatatatatatatatatatatatatatatatatatatatatatatatatataagtattttaacattttaatccGTGTCATAAGACGAATATGAAAACGAGAAAAGGATAAATATGTacataattattcttatttccatactcaattaaaaaaattaaatgttattcCTACTAATCAGTGCAGAAATTtatccttaaaaaaataattcaaataatattaataaaaacgaatttatttatcattttcattgctttttttttcttcaccatcaatgaataaataattaaaaaattatgcattACAAAGATActcattaaaaatatcatttaatatacattaaaGATGTTAGTGCAAATATTTCCATCCGTAATCCCTACTctttttttagggtttgttcACTTAGAGTATTTAGAGAAGATTAATTGGAAAAAGTGATTCAATAAATTTGAGgataaatttttgttgtttgtttgagtagatttgaaggtaattgagagtgaatttgaaagtaaagtttgtgagaattaatttaagatttgattgatgtgacaaaataaaaaaatttgtttaattagtagaaattaaagattaccaaaatatcctagttattaaagtaatgtAAAACGGTAATTGTTAATagtatatttaattgtaaaaatgtttataaagagtagaaaattaaaaataactatttaagtcaatttttaaaatgtaaaaaaattatagaatcaggaaaatgaattatttttaaatgtagtattaATTTTGATGAAGTTGAGTATGTGTAAGTGAGGTGCATGTTTAGACTATGTGTGGGATTAGATGTGAGCTTTGAAAGCATAGAGTAACTAATGTGGTAGTAGTGCTCTTTTTTCAGTGAAGTAACAACCTGTTATACCAAAAATACTTTCATCATGGTAAGTCCAAAATCCAATTAGGTGCCGCCGACGAACTCCAAACTCTTGTCCTCATGAACTAGGTTACATCCATTACTCCGATGCACGGTCACAGCCCCCGCCCTCACACGCTATGGGAAATCTCGTGTTTCTCAACCCCGTCGTGGTTGTCGGCGCCAACAACAATGACTCCTTCAACCCTCACATGTCGCCCTCTCACACCCAACAATTCGTTGGAATCCTTCTCCCCTTCCCAAGACCTCAATCACCACTTCATGCACGGGCACCACGATGTTTTGGCACTGCATGGCTTCCTCCCGTGCATGCAGTACAATCACTGGAATGCATTAGATCCGATTTCGTCTTCATCACGAACAACTTCGTCTTCATCATCAAAGACGCTACATCCTCCATCATCAAGGACAACTTTAGTTCTCCTTCTTCATACAAGTAGAATCGAATACTAGGCACAGGAACCGAATACACCTTGGCTTTGTTGTTCTTCATGGGCTCGAACCGAATAAATCCCCCTTAGAACCGAATACAACTTGCCTTTGCTGTTATTCATGGGGCTGGAACCGAATAAATTCCCCTTAGAACCAAATACGCTTtgctcatcttcatcttctccaacttcaaACACTCATTCTCTTCATCAaccactttcttcttcatcttccatcaACATTACCTTCTTCACCTACCACCAACCTACAAcgaaaaaacaacaaatattccTCACTCGTCAAGGAATGAATCTTTTATGTGCATTGACTGTGTGAAGCAACTTCAGAAGCGCAGGAATTAGTTTCACATACAGGGACACTTGTGACTTTTTCAAAACGATTCCTCCAAATCTCACCATATTCGCGGGTGAGTGAACAGTAGAGTCATCTCACTTTTACCTTCAAATTCGTCTACGTATTTCTCCTCATATAAACACGATATTCATATCAATTCATCACCTTCAAAACTgagtaaataataatttgtgCTCATGTAAACACAAACTTAATGCTTCTTCCTACACCTCTCGAAGTTCTTCATGCACCTCTCAAATGACAAATGTGCCTTTtcatttaaaagtaaataaaacaatttatacaGTGAGTAATAAATATGGTAATCATTAATATTTACAAACCTACCTATATTAAATGAACGTGTATATTACTCTACACTTCTGTCGTTTCACTTCACTCTATGCTCATTGGTTCATTTCTTTTTACCAACTTTCGCAAACCGGTTAAGGAGGAAACGTATTTTGAAATTAGTTTCTccttgtaattttaatttttttaaattaaatttatgtaataattattattatttattatataatgtttaatatgttttattattttttatttattagttcatttttaatgtctttttgtttttaattattatttaatttttaatatgtttatgtcttttatttattatataattttaatgtgttttattgttttttatttttttgttaatttttaatatgtctttatgtttttaattttaaattttaattttttaatatgtgttgttgttttttattttttatttaatttttaatttttaatttttaatatgtgatgttgttttttatgtattatttaatttttaatatgtgttgttgtttttatttattatttaatttttaatatttgttgttttttatttattatttaatttttaatatgtgtgttggttttttatttattatttaattttaaatttgtgttgttattaatattataagatgGATAAACATGATGAAACTGTAATTGATGAAGCTGAAAGAAAGGCCACGTTTTGTTAAGTTGTGAAAGaagtaaaaagtataaaaagtaTAAACATGATGTTCAACTCTAATATGTATCCGAAACAAAAAAATGTGTATCCAATTAAGATTTTATTGGCTTATGTCAATTAACATTTTCCATCTGAAATTTGATACAGTTCATCATCCCTCCTCTCGATCTCTGTGAACATCACTCAATACCATTAATTCATTATGTGTTTCAATCAACTCATTCCATTCAGAAAGGAAACTGTTAAAAGAAAGGTTAGACAAAATATTGTATAAACAACATAATGtcaaaaacaataataactaCCAACAAACTACTGTATCAACGATCTAAGCCACACCAACAACAGCTGagagtgaaaaaataaaaaaaagataaaaaactcGCAACGAGAAATAATGAGAGGTAGAGGTGGAAAGTGATGCtagagtttttttaataaagaatatGATACAATTAAAGTAGGTAAAAATTCCTTCTCAAGAGaacaaatttaacattatttaaaaaattagaggTGGAGAGAGAACTTCTCTAATTAAAAAGTTTAGGTTTAATTGATTcgaatgtttttatttatgtaaatttgtGTCAATTAGGTTTTCGTATTTTGAAATAGTTCAATTGGATctctatttatgtaaaattgaatcaataaaatCTTTGTCGTTAAATCATGTGAACGACGTTAAATGTGTTGCCCGGTGACATGGTGAAGTGACATTTCATAAACACGTGACACAATAACATGTAATGACAtggatttatttgattttaagtttaaaataaaataagctaGCAACCCCTTCCCCTTTAACCCAGTCATCGTCTATGGTCTCATGGCTTGGCGTGTCCCAGACATGCTCTTTCGCTAAGAATctaaaaaactcaaaaaattaGAGATACCCAATGGGGCATTTGAATTTTGAAGGACCGAAATATGCTATCTTTGACCTCAGATCTGCGTAGCATTTACGTTCTTCCAAATCCTGttacatttcaaataaataaatatctttcctttctctttgcTTTTATTCAACCACATCTacaattttaaagttttctCTTGTGTCATAATTTGGATTTTACAACAATATGGGAGAAGAAAAGGAATGAGAGGTGAAGTGAAAGAGACGAAATATGTATCCACACACATTCATCTATCACAATGGGGAAGTTTTTGTGTGATTCAACCACCGTCACGAAACCATTCCAAGGTTCGCCGTCGACAGTGCTTCCATGGGGTGATTCCAAATCAGAGTCAATTAGAGTCCTAGATCTCATCGTTTCGGCTAGTGTTGATGGTGCGAACTTCACCGGTGGTTCGGAAAATGTCATCGGTTTGGCAGAGCAGCGAAGCCACCTCCAGAAGCTCCAcactaaatttaaaacatttaacatCATCTAAATTTAacgataaatattttattgatttaattttacataaataaacgAAAACTTAATTGACCGAATAACTCCGAATGAATTAAACCAAAAGTTTATCCTTCCTCAATCCTTTGGAAAGTGTAAGAGTTGACTTGCATAGAAGTGAGAGACACTAATGTAAGGTGTTGGAGGTGACATGATAGGACAAAGATAAGGCAGAAAGAGTGTAATATTTGCCCTGTTCTCTAGGAGACATTTATTGATTCGCAACTACTTCAATCTTAACTCCCTTTCAtgtcattttcttatttatgaTTTTGAAGACTTGTTGCATTTGCTAAATAATATACACCACATGACTTTCCTACAAACAAATCTCCACCTTCACACTATGCTTCTATAACTTCCATTATTGCTCTTATTAAATACAACCTGCTATGCCATCtccatataattttttattttccatttatcatcataatatttattagtCTTATATTTAAGTAATGATGCTATtaacacaatatttttatttttgttcattcagcatttctttacttttttatcaacaatattACCCGATACTATACGAGATAGTCGGAGTCCGATATCCATGGAGTGGATCTCCAAAATATTCGTAAATAATCATATTCTTAGATATTCATCTTACCAAACAATTTCGATATAATATGATAAGTGATTATCTaccaaaaatttaaagtaacGGAATGTGTTTTACATAATTATGGAAATATAGATATTTACCATAAGGAGTactcattgattttttttttcattattcaaTATATTATCATATCCATCactttctaaacttttacaggTTTAAGTGTTGGAAAACTTTAAATAGGTGGATATCACCATGGTGTTTCTCACAACTTTGACACTTCTTTATCAGATACACCAactcaatttttgaaaacatt
This window of the Vigna angularis cultivar LongXiaoDou No.4 chromosome 7, ASM1680809v1, whole genome shotgun sequence genome carries:
- the LOC108320983 gene encoding probable carboxylesterase 1, translated to MSIIAEAPKFLQVYSNGSVKRFDPETALASLESTNGYKSKDVIIDSSKGITGRIFLPSFPTSSKKLPLLVYFHGGGFCIGSTTWLGYHTFLGDFCVTSQSIILSVDYRLAPEHRLPIAYEDCYASLQWLSEQVGSESLLQQADTTRAFLSGDSAGGNIAHHVAVKAIQTPACPLRITGLMPIHPYFGSEKRTVKEMVDESKEDVTMNDMFWRLSIPEGSNRDYYGCNFEKHDLGNTVWLKFPPTEVYVAGEDFLNERGVMYVEFLKNKGVKKVTLVEAKEESHVFHVYHPQSSAARLLQTQMTRFIEKY